A portion of the Luteitalea sp. genome contains these proteins:
- a CDS encoding 2-oxoacid:acceptor oxidoreductase subunit alpha codes for MATDLQVAPESEVPADQRIVNDFSIQVATVNGSGSQTANLVLLRSIFQMGIPVSGKNLFPSNIAGLPTWYTIRASRHGYIARKKEIDFLVAMNPETAREDVLSLEPGRAVVYDEPLKLNALRDDLIFYPVPFDKLVGEVTRDAKLRRLVRNMIYDGVLAALLNIDLQQMERALGRQLARKAKALVLNQGALELGFKYVDEHLEKRDPFWLEPMNETAGRLLIEGNAAAALGCMMAGVTVLAWYPITPSSSLCETLIDYLRKYRMDPETGKATFAAIQAEDEIAALGMVAGAGWAGARAMTSTSGPGISLMAEFTGLAYYAEIPAVIFDIQRVGPSTGLPTRTAQGDVAFCATLSHGDTKHLLLLPATVEECYTMAIEAFDLSERFQTPVFVLSDLDLGMNTWMARPLPYPERPLDRGKLLTEETLARMGEWGRYRDVDGDGIPYRTMPGQWGPGYFTRGSGHNAKAQYTERPDDYVHNLDRLARKFETARRHIPTPVVDIRDGAAIGIIAYGSSHVAVEESRDQLANEAELQTSYLRLRAFPFTPELGAFIDRHERVYVMEQNRDAQMQRLMRQELDAERSAKLRSVLHYNGLPVDARSVTDAVLVQEGLKAEAPPESPHGDVVSMVGGE; via the coding sequence ATGGCCACGGACCTGCAGGTTGCGCCGGAGTCAGAGGTACCGGCCGACCAGCGCATTGTCAACGACTTCAGCATCCAGGTTGCGACCGTCAACGGGTCAGGGAGTCAGACGGCAAACCTCGTCTTGCTTCGGTCCATCTTTCAGATGGGGATTCCGGTTTCAGGCAAGAACCTCTTTCCGTCCAACATCGCAGGCCTACCCACCTGGTACACGATTCGCGCGAGCCGCCACGGATACATCGCACGGAAGAAAGAGATCGACTTCCTCGTTGCCATGAACCCGGAGACGGCGCGCGAAGACGTCCTGTCTCTCGAGCCGGGCCGGGCGGTCGTCTATGACGAGCCGTTGAAGCTGAACGCGCTTCGCGACGATCTCATCTTCTACCCCGTGCCGTTCGACAAGCTCGTCGGCGAGGTGACGCGTGACGCCAAGCTGCGCCGGCTCGTGCGGAACATGATTTACGACGGCGTGCTGGCTGCTCTGCTGAACATCGATCTGCAGCAGATGGAGCGTGCCTTGGGCAGACAGCTTGCGCGCAAGGCCAAGGCGCTGGTGCTCAACCAGGGCGCGTTGGAGCTTGGCTTCAAGTACGTGGACGAGCACCTCGAGAAGCGCGATCCGTTCTGGCTCGAGCCGATGAACGAGACGGCTGGGAGGCTGCTCATCGAAGGCAACGCCGCGGCTGCCCTGGGTTGCATGATGGCAGGCGTGACGGTTCTCGCCTGGTACCCGATTACGCCCTCCTCGTCGCTGTGCGAGACGCTCATTGATTACCTGCGCAAGTACCGCATGGATCCGGAGACGGGCAAGGCAACGTTTGCGGCGATCCAGGCCGAAGATGAGATTGCGGCGCTGGGCATGGTCGCGGGTGCCGGTTGGGCGGGCGCCCGGGCGATGACATCCACCTCTGGTCCAGGGATCTCCCTGATGGCGGAGTTTACCGGGCTGGCGTACTATGCTGAGATTCCAGCGGTCATTTTCGACATCCAGCGTGTTGGGCCGTCCACGGGACTGCCGACGCGCACGGCACAGGGTGACGTAGCGTTTTGTGCCACGCTGTCGCACGGGGACACCAAGCATCTCCTGCTCCTCCCGGCAACGGTCGAAGAGTGCTACACGATGGCCATCGAGGCGTTCGACTTGTCCGAGCGCTTTCAGACGCCGGTGTTCGTGCTGAGTGATCTCGATCTCGGCATGAACACCTGGATGGCGCGCCCGCTGCCGTATCCAGAGCGGCCTCTCGACCGTGGCAAGCTGCTGACCGAGGAGACCCTGGCGCGCATGGGCGAGTGGGGGCGCTATCGGGACGTCGATGGCGACGGCATTCCTTACCGAACCATGCCCGGTCAGTGGGGCCCCGGGTACTTCACGCGCGGCTCCGGACACAACGCGAAGGCGCAATACACGGAGCGTCCAGACGACTACGTGCACAACCTGGACCGGCTGGCACGCAAGTTCGAGACGGCGCGCCGGCACATACCGACGCCTGTCGTCGACATCCGCGACGGGGCGGCGATTGGAATCATCGCCTACGGGTCGTCGCACGTGGCAGTGGAGGAGAGCAGGGATCAGCTCGCTAACGAGGCGGAGCTCCAGACGTCCTACTTGCGCCTTCGCGCGTTTCCTTTCACGCCTGAGCTTGGCGCGTTCATCGACCGGCACGAGCGCGTGTACGTGATGGAACAGAACCGCGATGCGCAGATGCAGAGGCTGATGCGTCAGGAGCTCGACGCGGAGCGCAGCGCCAAGCTGCGGAGCGTGTTGCATTACAACGGCTTGCCGGTGGACGCTCGCTCCGTCACGGACGCCGTCCTGGTGCAGGAGGGCTTGAAGGCGGAGGCGCCGCCAGAGTCCCCGCACGGAGACGTGGTGAGCATGGTCGGCGGAGAGTAG
- a CDS encoding 2-oxoacid:ferredoxin oxidoreductase subunit beta codes for MSSTAIPTPPKKTNRIGLEPQVYRGSKTTLCAGCGHNAISERIIDAFYEMGVDPRRVAKLSGIGCSSKSPAYFLGSSHGFNAVHGRMPSVATGALLANRELLGIGVSGDGDTGAIGIGQFVHLMRRNLPLIYIIEDNGCYGLTKGQFSPTADVGSRLKNGVVNDLPPIDTCALAIELGATFVARSFSGDKKQLLAILKAAVAHRGTSMIDVLSPCVTFNDHEGSTKSYAYVKDHDEPLGSLNFVPFFEDISVEYEAGTTTEVTLHDGSRLLLHKLDGKYDPTNKFEALRVLHETGARGEFATGLLYIEANKPDFIAMLNIVDEPLATLPLEKLRPPKAALDEIMEALT; via the coding sequence ATGAGTAGCACGGCAATACCCACACCGCCCAAGAAGACAAACCGGATTGGGCTCGAGCCGCAGGTGTACCGCGGCAGCAAGACCACGCTGTGCGCCGGATGTGGGCACAACGCGATCTCGGAGCGCATCATCGACGCGTTCTACGAGATGGGTGTGGACCCGCGGCGCGTGGCCAAGCTGTCGGGCATCGGCTGCTCGAGCAAGAGCCCGGCGTATTTTCTCGGCTCGTCGCACGGTTTCAACGCCGTCCATGGGCGTATGCCGTCGGTCGCCACAGGGGCCTTGCTCGCCAATCGGGAGCTTCTGGGTATCGGCGTGAGCGGAGACGGCGATACGGGCGCGATCGGCATTGGCCAGTTCGTGCACCTGATGCGTCGTAACCTTCCGTTGATTTATATCATCGAGGACAATGGCTGCTACGGTTTGACGAAAGGCCAATTCTCGCCGACCGCCGACGTCGGCTCGAGATTGAAGAACGGCGTGGTCAACGACCTGCCGCCCATCGATACCTGCGCGTTGGCAATCGAGCTCGGCGCAACGTTTGTCGCCCGTTCTTTTTCGGGCGACAAGAAACAGTTGCTGGCGATTCTCAAGGCAGCCGTCGCTCACCGCGGCACCTCCATGATCGATGTGTTGTCACCCTGTGTGACCTTCAACGATCACGAGGGCTCGACCAAGAGCTACGCGTACGTGAAAGATCACGACGAACCGCTCGGTAGCCTCAACTTCGTGCCATTCTTCGAAGACATCAGCGTCGAGTACGAGGCGGGTACAACGACCGAGGTGACACTGCACGACGGGTCGCGGTTGCTGCTGCACAAGCTCGATGGTAAGTACGATCCGACGAACAAGTTTGAGGCGCTGCGGGTATTGCACGAGACTGGCGCGCGCGGGGAGTTTGCGACCGGCCTGCTCTACATCGAAGCGAACAAGCCCGACTTCATCGCGATGCTGAACATCGTCGACGAGCCGTTGGCCACCCTGCCCCTGGAGAAGCTCCGGCCACCGAAAGCAGCGCTTGACGAGATTATGGAGGCGCTAACGTAG
- a CDS encoding HNH endonuclease has protein sequence MDVATRQLVRLRATDRCEYCLLRQEHSALTHHIEHIVAKQHGGPDHTDNLALACHRCNLRKGPNVAGVDPLTGSLMPLFHPRRDRWSEHFLIRGARIEGITAVGRATVHVLAMNDPRRLELRSILLAQTEFP, from the coding sequence ATGGACGTTGCCACTCGGCAGCTCGTCCGCCTGCGGGCCACTGACCGTTGTGAATACTGCCTGCTGCGTCAGGAGCACAGCGCGCTCACTCACCACATCGAACATATAGTTGCGAAGCAGCATGGTGGGCCCGACCACACGGATAACCTGGCATTGGCCTGCCATCGTTGCAACCTCCGCAAGGGACCAAATGTGGCCGGAGTCGACCCGTTGACCGGAAGCCTCATGCCGTTGTTTCATCCGCGCCGCGACCGGTGGAGCGAGCATTTTCTGATACGAGGCGCGCGCATAGAAGGTATCACTGCCGTTGGACGCGCCACGGTCCATGTGCTGGCTATGAACGATCCCCGCCGTTTGGAGCTCAGATCGATACTCCTTGCGCAGACTGAGTTCCCCTGA
- the sucD gene encoding succinate--CoA ligase subunit alpha, producing the protein MAVLIDKETRLLVQGLTGREGTFHAKQCAAYGTTVVGGVTPGKGGTTHEGWSVFNTVSEAVAKTGANTSMIFVPPAFAADAIMEAADAGLALVVCITEGIPVIDAMQALEFMKGRKTRLIGPNCPGVITAGQAKVGIIPGHICQEGRVGIVSRSGTLTYEAIHQLTALGLGQTTCIGIGGDPLIGTTFIDALALFEADPQTEAIVMIGEIGGTAEEEAAAFIQKSCAKPVVGFIAGQTAPPGRRMGHAGAIIAGGKGTASDKMAALSAAGVHVVKSPAGIGRAVADRLAA; encoded by the coding sequence ATGGCCGTTCTAATCGACAAGGAGACGCGGCTGCTCGTCCAGGGGCTCACCGGGCGCGAAGGCACGTTTCACGCGAAGCAGTGCGCCGCATATGGCACCACCGTCGTTGGCGGCGTGACGCCAGGGAAGGGTGGGACGACGCACGAGGGCTGGTCGGTGTTCAACACCGTTTCTGAAGCGGTGGCGAAGACCGGCGCCAACACGTCGATGATCTTCGTGCCGCCGGCGTTTGCGGCCGACGCGATCATGGAGGCGGCCGACGCCGGCCTGGCGTTGGTGGTGTGCATCACCGAGGGCATTCCCGTCATTGATGCGATGCAGGCGCTGGAGTTCATGAAGGGGCGCAAGACTCGCCTCATCGGCCCGAATTGCCCAGGCGTCATCACGGCGGGCCAGGCCAAGGTAGGCATCATTCCAGGGCACATCTGTCAGGAAGGACGTGTCGGGATCGTGTCGAGGAGCGGAACGCTGACCTACGAGGCGATCCATCAGCTCACGGCGCTGGGGCTTGGCCAGACGACCTGTATCGGCATCGGTGGAGACCCGCTGATTGGCACGACGTTCATCGACGCCCTGGCGTTGTTCGAGGCCGACCCACAGACCGAGGCCATCGTCATGATTGGAGAGATTGGCGGCACCGCCGAGGAAGAAGCGGCTGCGTTCATCCAGAAGTCCTGCGCGAAGCCGGTCGTGGGATTCATCGCGGGCCAGACAGCCCCACCAGGCAGGCGCATGGGTCACGCAGGCGCGATCATTGCTGGTGGGAAGGGAACAGCGTCCGACAAGATGGCAGCGCTTAGTGCGGCTGGCGTGCATGTGGTGAAGAGTCCTGCGGGCATCGGCCGCGCCGTGGCCGACCGCCTCGCGGCATAA
- a CDS encoding nucleoside-diphosphate kinase, producing MQRTLAIIKPDAVEKGVIGKILTRIEEEGFVVCAVRMTRLSKHEAEGFYAVHADKPFFGALTDFMSSGRSVLLAIEAPDAIRKWRDVMGATDPAKAAEGTLRQMFGDSIERNATHGSDAPETAAFELAYFFRGMELVNR from the coding sequence ATGCAACGAACCCTAGCGATCATCAAGCCCGATGCCGTCGAGAAAGGCGTCATCGGGAAGATCCTTACACGCATCGAAGAAGAAGGTTTTGTCGTGTGTGCAGTGCGTATGACCCGACTGAGCAAGCACGAGGCCGAAGGGTTCTATGCCGTTCACGCGGACAAGCCGTTCTTCGGCGCGCTCACCGACTTCATGTCTTCTGGGCGGTCAGTGCTGCTTGCAATCGAGGCGCCCGACGCCATCCGCAAGTGGCGGGACGTGATGGGCGCCACCGATCCCGCCAAGGCTGCCGAGGGCACCCTGCGTCAGATGTTTGGCGATTCGATCGAGCGCAACGCGACGCACGGGTCGGATGCTCCCGAGACCGCCGCCTTCGAGCTCGCCTATTTCTTCCGTGGCATGGAGCTGGTCAACCGGTAG
- the sucC gene encoding ADP-forming succinate--CoA ligase subunit beta: MKIHEHQAKAILAKHGVPVPRGDVAFSSAEVGAIARRLGTSPLVVKAQIHAGGRGKAGGVKVVKSAEEAEQVASALIGRTLVTHQTGAEGRTVSRVLVEEGLAIQTELYLGLVMDRATGCPVMMMSAEGGVEIEEVAERSPEAIKKASIDSGTGLAAFQARQLAFGVGLPPDLVAKATKLMLATYATFVATDASLVEINPLIVTAGGDLLALDAKMTFDDNALFRHRDIQELRDLAEEDPLEVEASKYSLNYIRLDGNIGCMVNGAGLAMATMDIIKLAGGEPANFLDVGGGANAEQIRNAFEILTSDAQVKAVFINIFGGILRCDVLADGVIAAVKELDVHVPIVIRMEGTNVEQGKAMLQASGLNFTTADTMADAAERVVELAAAPAR, from the coding sequence GTGAAAATTCACGAGCATCAGGCGAAAGCGATTCTGGCGAAGCACGGGGTGCCCGTGCCGCGCGGCGACGTGGCGTTCAGCTCCGCGGAAGTCGGCGCCATCGCACGGCGCCTCGGAACGAGCCCGCTGGTGGTCAAGGCACAGATCCATGCCGGTGGTCGCGGCAAGGCTGGTGGCGTCAAGGTTGTGAAGAGCGCCGAGGAAGCTGAGCAGGTTGCCAGCGCGCTCATCGGCAGGACGCTCGTGACCCATCAAACTGGGGCCGAAGGGCGGACCGTCTCTCGCGTGCTCGTCGAGGAGGGGTTGGCGATTCAGACCGAGCTCTACCTCGGTCTGGTCATGGACCGTGCCACCGGGTGTCCGGTGATGATGATGAGCGCGGAAGGTGGCGTCGAGATCGAAGAGGTGGCCGAGCGATCGCCGGAGGCCATCAAGAAGGCGTCCATCGATTCAGGCACCGGCTTGGCGGCGTTCCAGGCTCGGCAGCTGGCGTTTGGCGTTGGCTTGCCTCCCGATCTCGTCGCGAAGGCAACCAAGCTGATGCTGGCGACGTATGCGACCTTCGTGGCTACCGATGCTTCGCTCGTCGAGATCAACCCGCTCATCGTCACGGCCGGCGGGGATCTGCTGGCGCTCGACGCGAAGATGACATTCGACGACAACGCGCTCTTTCGGCATCGGGACATCCAGGAGCTGCGTGATCTCGCGGAAGAGGACCCACTCGAAGTCGAGGCATCGAAGTACTCCCTCAACTACATTCGGCTCGACGGCAATATCGGCTGCATGGTGAATGGCGCCGGCCTCGCCATGGCGACCATGGATATCATCAAGTTGGCCGGCGGTGAGCCGGCGAACTTTCTCGACGTCGGCGGCGGCGCCAATGCCGAGCAGATCCGCAACGCGTTCGAGATCCTCACATCGGACGCGCAGGTGAAGGCGGTCTTCATCAACATTTTTGGTGGCATTCTCCGCTGCGACGTGCTCGCCGACGGCGTCATCGCGGCCGTCAAGGAGTTGGACGTCCACGTGCCCATCGTCATTCGCATGGAAGGCACGAACGTCGAACAGGGCAAGGCCATGCTGCAGGCCAGCGGCCTCAACTTCACCACGGCGGACACGATGGCTGACGCGGCCGAGCGCGTGGTCGAGCTCGCTGCCGCCCCGGCGCGGTAG
- a CDS encoding dCTP deaminase, with protein sequence MTVKSDRWIKRMALEQGMIEPFEPRQVRSGVISFGLSSYGYDIRVADEWKVFTNINTTLIDPKRFDPRSFVDLKADVCIIPPNSFALARTVEYFRIPRDVITVCLGKSTYARCGIIVNVTPFEPEWEGTATLEISNTTPLPAKIYANEGIAQVLFFQSDEPCEVSYGDKAGKYLKQREVTLPRI encoded by the coding sequence ATGACTGTCAAATCGGATCGCTGGATCAAGCGAATGGCCCTCGAGCAGGGCATGATCGAACCCTTCGAGCCGCGCCAGGTACGGTCGGGTGTCATCTCGTTCGGATTGTCTTCTTACGGCTACGACATTCGTGTGGCCGACGAATGGAAGGTCTTCACGAACATCAACACCACGCTCATCGATCCCAAGCGCTTCGACCCACGGTCATTCGTCGATCTCAAGGCGGATGTGTGTATCATTCCGCCAAACTCCTTTGCCCTCGCGCGCACGGTCGAGTACTTTCGAATTCCACGTGACGTCATCACCGTCTGCCTCGGCAAGTCCACCTACGCCCGCTGCGGAATCATCGTCAACGTCACCCCCTTCGAGCCCGAATGGGAGGGCACGGCAACGCTCGAGATCTCGAATACGACACCGCTTCCGGCCAAGATCTACGCGAACGAAGGCATCGCCCAGGTGCTCTTCTTTCAGAGCGACGAGCCGTGTGAAGTGTCGTATGGGGACAAGGCGGGCAAGTATCTGAAGCAGCGCGAAGTCACCCTGCCACGAATCTGA
- the acs gene encoding acetate--CoA ligase, which translates to MSSEIIPVKSDIAARAHIKSFEEYQQLYRRSLDDPEGFWRALAEQYLTWFHPPHMIVDSDLEAVDFAWFGGGRLNACFNCVDRHLPTRGDKVALLWAGDEPGEYRAITYRELKHEVARIANVLLAHGVGLGDRVAIYLPMIPELAYTMLACARIGAIHSVVFAGFSAESLRGRILDAGAKIVVTANEGLRGGRRIPLKQTTDSAIEGVRAVTRVLVVRRTDATVSMKNGRDFWLEEEVAKQRSTCPVEWMHSESPLFTLYTSGSTGRPKGVLHTTAGYLLFAAVTHKLVFDYHDEDVYCCAADVGWVTGHSYIIYGPLCNGATTVMFESTPVHPDAGRYWRMVDDLAINIFYTAPTALRAIMREGDSWVKKYSRKTLRVLGTVGEPINPEVWKWYHDVVGDGRCAVVDTWWQTETGGILITPLPGATPCKPGSATFPFFGVEPVLVDDNGKELSGNDVSGSLCLKRSWPGQARTLYGDHARFKETYFSRFPGLYFTGDGCKRDADGYYWITGRVDDVLNVSGHRLGTAEVESALVAHAAVAEAAVVGFPHDIKGTGICAYVILTPEFEGQDRGELVGALKEQVRQVIGPIASPDRIVVSPGLPKTRSGKIMRRILRKLAAGEVEDLGDVTTLADPGVVDKLVEEVGAGARAVSPK; encoded by the coding sequence ATGAGCTCGGAGATCATTCCGGTCAAGAGCGATATAGCCGCTCGGGCGCATATCAAGTCCTTCGAGGAGTATCAGCAGCTCTACCGACGCTCGCTCGACGACCCCGAAGGGTTTTGGCGCGCGCTGGCCGAGCAGTACCTCACCTGGTTCCATCCTCCGCACATGATCGTCGACAGCGACCTCGAGGCCGTCGACTTCGCCTGGTTCGGCGGAGGGCGACTCAACGCTTGCTTCAACTGCGTCGATCGTCATCTCCCGACGCGTGGCGACAAGGTGGCCCTGCTGTGGGCTGGTGACGAGCCTGGCGAGTATCGAGCCATCACGTACCGCGAGCTCAAGCATGAGGTGGCGCGCATCGCCAACGTATTGCTCGCCCACGGTGTCGGTCTTGGTGATCGCGTGGCGATTTACCTGCCGATGATTCCGGAGCTCGCGTACACGATGCTGGCGTGTGCCCGCATTGGCGCGATCCATTCGGTCGTCTTCGCTGGTTTCTCAGCCGAATCGTTGCGCGGCCGGATCCTGGATGCCGGGGCCAAGATCGTCGTGACGGCGAACGAGGGGCTGCGCGGCGGGCGGCGGATCCCGCTCAAGCAGACGACCGACAGCGCAATCGAGGGGGTGAGAGCGGTTACGAGAGTCCTCGTTGTGCGGCGGACCGACGCGACCGTGTCGATGAAGAACGGCCGCGACTTCTGGCTCGAGGAGGAAGTGGCGAAGCAGCGCTCGACCTGTCCGGTCGAGTGGATGCACAGCGAATCACCACTCTTCACGCTGTACACGTCCGGCTCGACCGGGAGGCCCAAGGGTGTATTGCACACCACTGCCGGCTACCTGCTCTTTGCCGCCGTGACGCACAAGCTCGTCTTCGACTATCACGACGAGGACGTCTATTGTTGCGCGGCAGATGTCGGTTGGGTCACCGGCCATAGCTACATCATCTACGGCCCGCTGTGTAACGGCGCGACAACCGTGATGTTCGAGTCGACCCCGGTGCACCCGGACGCCGGGCGCTACTGGCGGATGGTGGACGACCTTGCCATCAATATCTTCTACACGGCGCCCACCGCGCTCCGCGCCATCATGCGCGAGGGCGACAGTTGGGTGAAGAAGTACAGTCGCAAGACGCTCCGCGTGCTCGGGACGGTGGGCGAGCCCATCAATCCCGAGGTCTGGAAGTGGTATCACGACGTCGTTGGCGATGGACGCTGTGCTGTCGTCGACACGTGGTGGCAGACCGAGACCGGCGGCATCCTCATCACGCCGTTGCCGGGTGCAACGCCGTGCAAGCCGGGATCGGCGACGTTTCCGTTCTTCGGCGTCGAGCCCGTCCTCGTCGATGACAACGGGAAAGAGCTCAGTGGGAACGACGTGTCGGGCAGCCTGTGCCTCAAGCGTTCGTGGCCCGGGCAGGCACGCACGCTCTATGGTGATCATGCGCGCTTCAAGGAGACGTACTTCAGCCGCTTTCCAGGCCTCTATTTCACGGGTGATGGCTGTAAGCGCGATGCAGACGGCTACTACTGGATCACTGGTCGTGTCGACGACGTGCTGAATGTCTCGGGACATCGGCTCGGCACGGCCGAGGTCGAGAGCGCGCTCGTGGCGCACGCCGCCGTGGCGGAAGCGGCCGTGGTCGGGTTCCCACACGATATCAAAGGCACCGGCATCTGCGCGTATGTCATTCTCACGCCTGAGTTCGAAGGGCAGGATCGCGGCGAGCTGGTCGGCGCGCTCAAAGAGCAGGTGCGCCAGGTCATCGGTCCCATTGCCTCACCCGACCGCATCGTCGTTTCTCCCGGGCTTCCCAAGACGCGCTCCGGCAAGATCATGCGACGGATTCTCCGGAAGCTCGCGGCTGGCGAGGTCGAAGATCTCGGCGACGTGACGACCCTGGCCGACCCGGGCGTCGTGGACAAGCTGGTCGAGGAGGTGGGCGCCGGCGCTAGGGCGGTGTCTCCGAAATAG
- a CDS encoding DUF2905 family protein: MGKAFVLVGLAIALVGVLVMAGLPLGRLPGDIVIRRGSATFYIPITTCVLLSVVLTVVLSFVRR; this comes from the coding sequence ATGGGCAAGGCCTTCGTGCTGGTCGGCCTGGCCATTGCCTTGGTAGGCGTGTTGGTGATGGCCGGCCTGCCGCTCGGCCGGCTGCCGGGTGACATCGTCATCCGGCGGGGCAGTGCGACCTTTTACATTCCAATTACGACGTGTGTGCTCCTGAGCGTCGTCCTCACGGTGGTGTTGAGCTTCGTCCGACGCTGA
- a CDS encoding sorbosone dehydrogenase, with amino-acid sequence MAAVLGGGGGMAATEEAQADAQETPSTTLPKCDPDNGGLKLPDGFCALVVADDLGRTRYLAVSPTGDVYARLRSEDDDDDAKGGVVALRDTDGDGRPDEQQWFGKDFGTGIRIHDEYLYVSTDDAVMRYELPKGQLTPTGDPETIVSGLVNRKQHAAKSFTFDESGNMYVDIGAPSNSCQSKDRATGVPGDRPCKLLEEAGGVWRFSADRQGQTQESGHRYSTGLRNALALAWNPEAKAVYAVPHGRDSLDMLWPDLFTAEQNAQRTAEEFHRLEDGGDFGWPYCFYDVLDNRRVRAPEYGGDGKTVGDCDKYPEPLVAFPAHWGPNDLLFYTSDQFPEQYRNGAFVAFHGSWNRAPLAQAGYLVAFVPMKDGKPTGEFEVFADGFIGKEEIKSPGDAAYRPTGIAVGPDGSLYIADDVKGRIWRVVYEG; translated from the coding sequence ATGGCAGCCGTGCTGGGCGGAGGTGGCGGCATGGCCGCGACCGAGGAGGCGCAGGCGGACGCGCAGGAGACTCCCTCAACGACATTGCCCAAATGCGACCCCGACAATGGCGGGCTGAAGCTGCCGGATGGGTTCTGTGCCCTCGTCGTCGCGGACGACCTCGGTCGCACACGCTATCTCGCCGTCAGCCCGACCGGCGACGTCTACGCCCGCCTACGGTCGGAGGACGACGACGACGACGCCAAGGGGGGTGTCGTTGCGTTGCGCGACACCGATGGCGATGGCCGCCCAGACGAGCAGCAGTGGTTCGGGAAGGACTTCGGGACTGGCATCCGCATCCACGACGAGTACCTCTACGTGTCTACAGATGACGCCGTAATGCGCTACGAGCTGCCCAAGGGACAGCTCACGCCTACCGGCGATCCCGAAACGATCGTGTCAGGCCTGGTGAACCGCAAACAGCACGCGGCGAAGTCCTTTACGTTCGACGAGAGCGGAAACATGTACGTCGATATCGGTGCTCCCTCGAACTCGTGCCAATCCAAGGACCGGGCGACGGGCGTGCCCGGCGATCGTCCGTGCAAGCTCCTCGAGGAGGCGGGTGGCGTCTGGCGCTTCAGCGCAGACCGCCAGGGTCAGACACAGGAAAGTGGGCACCGGTACTCGACCGGCCTTCGCAATGCGCTCGCGCTGGCGTGGAATCCAGAGGCCAAAGCTGTGTATGCCGTACCCCACGGGCGCGACTCGCTCGACATGCTCTGGCCGGATCTCTTCACGGCCGAACAAAATGCGCAGCGTACCGCTGAGGAGTTCCACCGCCTGGAAGACGGCGGCGATTTCGGCTGGCCGTACTGCTTCTACGACGTCCTGGACAATCGTCGCGTGCGTGCGCCCGAGTACGGCGGTGATGGGAAGACCGTGGGTGACTGCGACAAGTACCCAGAGCCGCTCGTCGCCTTTCCCGCACACTGGGGCCCCAACGATCTTCTCTTCTATACGAGCGATCAGTTTCCCGAGCAGTATCGCAACGGCGCGTTCGTCGCGTTCCACGGCTCGTGGAACCGTGCGCCGCTCGCGCAAGCCGGATATCTCGTGGCCTTCGTGCCGATGAAGGACGGCAAGCCGACGGGCGAGTTCGAGGTGTTCGCCGACGGCTTCATCGGCAAGGAAGAGATCAAGAGCCCCGGCGACGCCGCATATCGCCCGACTGGCATCGCCGTCGGGCCGGATGGGTCACTCTATATCGCGGACGACGTGAAAGGCCGCATCTGGCGCGTCGTTTACGAGGGCTGA